One segment of Streptosporangium brasiliense DNA contains the following:
- a CDS encoding RidA family protein — MAITLVDPSGLPEISAYRQVSIATGSKLVFVAGQVAWDADGVTVGEGDLAAQVEQCYLNIGTALAEVGASFDDVAKLTVYVVDWTPDKLPLFLEGVARAAAKLGVTPVPPGTLLGVAALDVPDHLVEVEATAIID; from the coding sequence ATGGCCATCACCCTGGTTGACCCCAGCGGATTGCCGGAGATCAGCGCCTACCGGCAGGTGTCGATCGCGACCGGGTCGAAGTTGGTGTTCGTCGCCGGGCAGGTCGCCTGGGACGCCGATGGGGTCACGGTCGGCGAAGGCGATCTCGCCGCTCAGGTCGAGCAGTGCTACCTCAACATCGGCACCGCCCTGGCCGAGGTCGGCGCCTCCTTCGACGACGTGGCGAAACTGACTGTCTACGTCGTCGACTGGACCCCCGACAAGCTGCCCCTGTTCCTGGAGGGGGTCGCTCGGGCGGCCGCGAAGCTGGGGGTCACCCCGGTGCCGCCGGGCACGCTGCTGGGCGTTGCGGCACTGGACGTCCCCGACCATCTGGTCGAGGTCGAAGCCACCGCGATCATCGACTGA
- a CDS encoding response regulator transcription factor, producing MRIVVAEDLYLLRDGMVRLLQAYGHEVVATAATGPETLDALLRWRPDVSIVDVRMPPSQSDEGLRAALAARGEVPGLPILILSQHVEQLYARELLADGSGGIGYFLKDSVFDADQFIDALERVAGGGTAMDPAVVVKLLSSGSSSRRLGQLTEREHSVLGLMAEGLSNQAIGRRLFLSESAISKYTTSLFGKLGITDDDDSNRRVLAVLTYLNNP from the coding sequence ATGCGAATCGTTGTAGCCGAAGACCTCTACCTCCTGCGCGACGGGATGGTCCGCCTCCTCCAGGCGTACGGGCACGAGGTCGTGGCGACGGCCGCTACCGGACCCGAGACGCTCGACGCGCTGCTGAGGTGGCGGCCGGATGTGTCCATCGTCGACGTCCGCATGCCGCCGTCCCAGTCGGACGAGGGCCTGCGGGCGGCTCTGGCCGCCCGCGGCGAGGTTCCCGGACTGCCGATCCTGATCCTCTCCCAGCACGTCGAACAGCTGTATGCCCGCGAACTCCTGGCCGACGGCTCCGGTGGCATCGGCTATTTCCTCAAGGACAGCGTGTTCGACGCCGACCAGTTCATCGACGCGCTGGAACGCGTCGCCGGTGGGGGGACCGCCATGGACCCGGCCGTCGTCGTCAAACTGCTGTCCAGCGGATCCTCCAGTCGGCGGCTCGGGCAACTCACCGAACGTGAACACTCCGTGCTCGGCCTCATGGCCGAGGGATTGTCCAATCAGGCCATCGGCCGGCGACTCTTCCTCAGTGAGAGCGCCATCAGCAAATACACCACCTCCTTGTTCGGCAAGCTCGGCATCACCGATGACGACGACAGCAACCGCCGCGTCCTCGCCGTCCTCACCTACCTGAACAATCCCTGA
- a CDS encoding SET domain-containing protein, protein MSTAYATECWLTPSAQTRSSPIQGTGLFAIEQIRQDEVVMRLGGQVINDETLASLAPPYSSLTVAQGRHLLLDPAHPVRYGNHSCDPNLWHRDATTVIARREINPGEELTIDYATHTGVEAWSMPCHCGSTLCRRSVTGNDWRLPQLQAAYGTHWSPPLLDRIRTATGHGHSDRGPRVSAVEPTN, encoded by the coding sequence ATGAGCACGGCCTACGCGACTGAATGCTGGCTCACACCAAGCGCCCAGACCCGGTCCTCTCCGATCCAAGGCACCGGACTGTTCGCCATCGAACAGATCCGTCAAGACGAGGTCGTCATGCGACTCGGCGGACAGGTCATCAACGATGAGACCCTGGCCTCACTCGCCCCGCCCTACAGCAGTCTGACCGTCGCGCAAGGCCGCCACCTGCTGCTCGATCCCGCTCATCCAGTGCGCTACGGCAACCACTCCTGCGACCCCAACCTCTGGCACCGCGACGCGACCACCGTGATCGCGCGCCGTGAGATCAACCCCGGGGAAGAACTGACCATCGACTACGCCACCCACACCGGCGTTGAAGCATGGTCGATGCCCTGCCATTGCGGCAGCACCCTCTGCCGCCGCAGCGTGACCGGCAACGACTGGCGACTGCCCCAGCTCCAGGCTGCCTACGGCACCCACTGGAGCCCGCCCCTGCTCGATCGCATCAGAACCGCCACCGGACACGGGCATTCAGACAGGGGTCCCCGAGTTTCGGCCGTGGAGCCCACGAACTAG
- a CDS encoding aminoglycoside phosphotransferase family protein, translating to MYRDTGITEQGASPIAGYVLILVVKRIMRTTSAHVCKVISHYRCGMNTPAAEADIDDDLVNRLIRTQYPDLMGPLTPVANGWDNVIYRLGTDLSVRLPRRRVAVDLIVNEQRWLPVLAEYVEVALPVPVRAGVPGEGYPWPWTIAPWFEGRTAADVPPSDRSGIAVPLADFMTGLHRPAPPDAPRNPVRGVPLAARDGAVRQRLQSIPRSAELLPLWEKLVTLPPWQGPALWLHGDPHPGNLLLDGEGLAAVLDFGDLTSGDPATDLAAAWLVFDENAREVFRSRVDADEMTWERARGWALAMGTALATHSADNPSMAAVGDHVLDQVLLA from the coding sequence GTGTACCGAGACACCGGGATCACCGAGCAGGGCGCCTCCCCGATCGCCGGATACGTCCTCATCCTGGTCGTCAAGCGCATCATGAGGACAACCAGCGCCCACGTCTGTAAGGTCATCTCGCACTATCGTTGTGGCATGAACACCCCGGCGGCGGAAGCCGACATCGACGACGACCTTGTCAACCGTCTGATCCGCACGCAGTACCCGGATCTGATGGGCCCGCTCACCCCCGTCGCCAACGGCTGGGACAACGTCATCTACCGCCTGGGGACGGACCTGTCCGTACGGCTGCCGCGCCGCCGGGTCGCCGTCGACCTCATCGTCAACGAGCAACGCTGGCTGCCGGTCCTGGCCGAGTACGTCGAGGTCGCGCTGCCCGTACCCGTCAGGGCCGGCGTGCCCGGCGAGGGCTACCCGTGGCCGTGGACGATCGCGCCCTGGTTCGAAGGCCGCACGGCCGCCGACGTGCCGCCGTCCGACCGCTCCGGCATCGCCGTCCCGCTGGCCGACTTCATGACGGGCCTCCACCGGCCCGCACCGCCTGACGCACCGCGTAATCCCGTCCGCGGCGTCCCACTCGCCGCCCGCGACGGAGCGGTACGGCAACGCCTGCAGTCCATTCCCCGATCAGCTGAGCTCCTCCCCCTCTGGGAGAAACTGGTCACCCTTCCACCCTGGCAGGGCCCCGCGCTCTGGCTCCACGGCGACCCGCACCCGGGAAACCTCCTGCTCGACGGGGAAGGGCTGGCGGCTGTCCTGGACTTCGGCGATCTCACCAGCGGCGATCCCGCCACCGACCTGGCCGCCGCGTGGCTGGTGTTCGACGAGAACGCGCGCGAGGTATTCCGATCACGCGTGGACGCCGACGAGATGACCTGGGAGCGCGCCCGGGGCTGGGCCCTTGCCATGGGCACTGCTCTGGCCACCCATTCGGCCGACAACCCCAGCATGGCGGCCGTTGGCGATCACGTCCTCGACCAGGTGCTTCTCGCCTAG
- a CDS encoding winged helix-turn-helix transcriptional regulator, which yields MVTKQFGGSPEEADLRRADSLAREIFSDVANKWALLIIEALGERTLRFGEVRNGIEGISHKMLTQNLRMLERNGLVERSVHPTVPPRVEYTLTEAGRALRGTVHGMCDWTHRYLGHIEASRRRFDA from the coding sequence ATGGTGACCAAGCAGTTCGGGGGCTCACCCGAGGAAGCGGACCTGAGGCGCGCGGACTCTCTGGCGCGGGAGATCTTCTCGGACGTCGCCAACAAGTGGGCGCTTCTGATCATCGAGGCTCTGGGGGAACGCACCCTGCGCTTCGGCGAGGTGCGGAACGGGATCGAGGGCATCAGCCACAAGATGCTCACCCAGAACCTGCGCATGCTGGAGCGCAACGGCCTGGTCGAGCGGAGCGTGCACCCCACCGTGCCGCCGCGGGTCGAATACACCCTCACCGAGGCGGGCCGAGCCCTACGGGGGACGGTCCACGGAATGTGTGACTGGACCCACCGGTACCTCGGTCACATCGAGGCCTCCCGCCGCCGCTTCGACGCCTAA
- a CDS encoding Tn3 family transposase encodes MVGVRDRADRPGRSRGPLHPGRAARHLSDPVYRRKISRRLDKGESLHALRRDLRCAPQGTIVRPHSQDQTEQAWCLTLLTNAVTTWTAEYYGKAIGELRAQGRDVPDELLSFTAPATARTSAFSGFRERAGLTGSA; translated from the coding sequence GTGGTCGGCGTACGGGACCGAGCAGATCGTCCCGGCCGCTCGCGAGGGCCACTACACCCTGGACGAGCTGCTCGTCACCTGTCCGATCCGGTCTACCGCCGCAAGATCTCCCGGCGGCTCGACAAGGGCGAGAGCCTGCACGCTCTGCGCCGCGACCTGCGCTGTGCCCCGCAGGGCACCATCGTCCGGCCCCACTCGCAGGACCAGACCGAGCAGGCCTGGTGCCTCACCCTGCTCACCAACGCCGTGACCACCTGGACCGCCGAGTACTACGGCAAGGCGATCGGCGAGCTCCGCGCCCAGGGCCGCGACGTCCCCGACGAACTGCTGTCGTTCACCGCCCCGGCCACCGCGAGAACATCGGCTTTCTCCGGGTTCAGGGAGCGTGCGGGACTGACGGGATCAGCGTGA
- a CDS encoding sensor histidine kinase codes for MRQLVSWVASAGVGFVRACVAVAVAMLVPAVWAAAVALWIWWWDGDPWSGTVPFLWACIGTLALSRPVCGMFRSLVAKWTGTVIPAGYRQAGPVTQMSTGYWWNGHSYERTSRDARLDQQWRTRWRDPAIWRDLRFTAIAPITVGVICAVPLAGVGAAGFGLSQPVLSARLAGVLGLAVAIGGAPYAWRSVEPVAVRFLRPSPAMTMADRVDELTAQRADTTVAQAAEIRRIERDLHDGAQARLVALGLSLATAEKLMETAPDQARTLLREARAGAATSLTELRDLVRGISPPVLNERGLIDAVRALALDSPLEATVDADLQLRLDPPIESAVYFGIAELLTNALKHAHATRARISIARDDTGILVEVEDDGRGGADMRAGGGLDGLRRRLTVFDGTVEITSPAGGPTRVRMMLPCESL; via the coding sequence ATGAGGCAGTTGGTGTCATGGGTGGCGAGCGCCGGCGTGGGGTTCGTGCGCGCGTGCGTCGCGGTGGCCGTCGCCATGCTGGTCCCGGCCGTGTGGGCCGCCGCCGTGGCGCTGTGGATCTGGTGGTGGGACGGGGACCCGTGGTCGGGGACAGTACCGTTCCTGTGGGCGTGCATCGGCACGCTCGCCCTGTCCCGTCCTGTCTGCGGGATGTTCCGCTCCCTCGTCGCGAAGTGGACGGGCACCGTCATTCCCGCCGGATACCGGCAGGCCGGACCGGTGACACAGATGTCGACCGGATACTGGTGGAACGGCCACTCCTACGAGCGCACCAGCCGGGACGCCCGCCTGGACCAGCAGTGGCGGACCCGGTGGCGCGATCCCGCCATCTGGCGTGACCTGCGGTTCACGGCGATCGCACCGATCACCGTGGGAGTGATCTGCGCGGTCCCGCTCGCCGGGGTCGGGGCGGCGGGCTTCGGGCTGTCCCAGCCGGTGCTGTCCGCGCGCCTTGCCGGCGTGCTCGGCCTGGCCGTGGCGATCGGCGGCGCCCCGTACGCCTGGCGGTCCGTCGAGCCGGTAGCCGTCCGTTTCCTGCGCCCGTCGCCTGCGATGACGATGGCGGACCGGGTGGATGAGCTGACGGCCCAGCGCGCGGACACCACGGTCGCGCAGGCCGCCGAGATCCGTCGGATCGAGCGGGACCTGCACGACGGGGCGCAGGCACGCCTGGTCGCGCTCGGGCTGTCCTTGGCCACTGCGGAGAAGCTGATGGAGACCGCCCCTGACCAGGCCAGGACGCTGCTGCGGGAGGCGCGAGCCGGCGCCGCCACGTCGCTGACCGAACTGCGTGACCTGGTCAGGGGGATCAGCCCACCGGTGCTGAACGAGCGCGGGCTCATCGATGCCGTCCGCGCTCTCGCCCTGGACAGCCCGCTCGAAGCGACTGTCGACGCCGACCTTCAGCTACGCCTGGACCCGCCGATCGAGTCCGCCGTGTACTTCGGGATCGCCGAACTGCTGACCAACGCGCTCAAGCACGCCCACGCGACCCGGGCGCGGATCTCCATCGCCCGGGACGACACCGGCATCCTCGTCGAGGTCGAGGACGACGGCCGGGGTGGAGCCGACATGCGGGCCGGCGGTGGACTCGATGGGCTACGCCGCCGCCTGACGGTCTTCGACGGCACCGTGGAGATCACCAGCCCGGCGGGCGGTCCGACCCGTGTGAGGATGATGCTGCCATGCGAATCGTTGTAG
- a CDS encoding GNAT family N-acetyltransferase — MVIEMGRPGADGLGDVVRVLRQWQHDGGPVQLHPGDVGWFWRFGAERTAEATRTWSRAGEVLAVGLLDGAELLRLAFAPQALRDEELARRVVEDVSAPERGVLLEGKAYVEAPMGALVQDLLFKDGWESGEPWTPLRRDLGAPVPDPGVRVEVIGPQQAHEWAAVLRASFDGSTFTEELWHAMAAGRPYVDARCLVARNERGEAVAAVTVWSAGAGRPGLIEPMGVHRAHRGHGYGRAITVAAARALQELGSSSVDVCTPSSNVGAVATYRSAGLERLPERRDLYRNAS, encoded by the coding sequence ATGGTGATCGAGATGGGCAGGCCGGGGGCCGACGGGCTCGGTGACGTGGTGCGGGTGTTGAGGCAGTGGCAGCACGACGGAGGGCCCGTGCAGCTGCATCCGGGGGATGTGGGGTGGTTCTGGCGGTTCGGTGCGGAGCGGACGGCGGAGGCCACGCGGACCTGGAGCCGGGCCGGGGAGGTTCTGGCGGTCGGGCTGCTGGACGGTGCGGAGTTGCTGCGGTTGGCGTTCGCGCCACAGGCGTTGCGGGACGAGGAGCTGGCGCGGCGGGTGGTCGAGGACGTGTCGGCGCCTGAGCGTGGTGTGCTGCTCGAGGGCAAGGCGTACGTCGAGGCGCCGATGGGCGCGCTGGTCCAGGACCTGCTGTTCAAGGACGGCTGGGAGAGCGGCGAGCCGTGGACGCCACTCCGGCGTGACCTCGGCGCCCCTGTGCCGGATCCCGGCGTACGCGTCGAGGTGATCGGGCCGCAGCAGGCGCACGAGTGGGCCGCGGTCCTGCGGGCGTCGTTCGACGGGTCCACGTTCACCGAGGAGCTCTGGCACGCGATGGCGGCAGGTAGGCCGTACGTCGACGCGCGGTGCCTGGTCGCTCGCAACGAGCGGGGCGAGGCGGTGGCGGCCGTGACGGTGTGGTCGGCGGGTGCGGGCAGGCCCGGGCTGATCGAGCCGATGGGGGTGCACCGGGCACATCGCGGTCACGGCTACGGCAGAGCGATCACGGTCGCCGCGGCGCGCGCACTCCAGGAGCTGGGTTCGTCCAGCGTGGACGTGTGCACGCCGAGCTCCAACGTCGGCGCTGTCGCCACCTACCGGTCGGCCGGCCTTGAGCGGTTGCCCGAGAGGCGGGACCTGTACCGCAACGCTTCCTGA
- a CDS encoding MFS transporter — MVTVMERVLPARLGTGFRWLLASSWLTNLGDGVAAAAGPLLIATLTRDPLMISLSALVGWAPPLLFGLYAGVLSDRHDRRRIVLVANAVRALVLAALVVLMVTGTVTVVTALVALTLRSIAEVFADSATATLTPMMVSKDDLVIANARLGTGFITLNQLAGPPVGAALFGLGFTWPFAGQLLLVVAGMVLVSRLTLPPHGRQDADPKPDTVRELIAGFSWTIRHAAVRTLALTILIFNFTFGAAWSVLVLYTQEQLGLGGIGFGLMTTIGGIGGLIGTGLYGAITRRVSLGALMRIGLIIETFTHLGLALTRSPWVAGGIFLVFGAHAFIWGTTSVTVRQRAVPHELQGRVGSVNTICVYAGLVVGSLIGGLLATRFGVAAPFWFAFAGSAVFVVLLWRQLMHIAHDD, encoded by the coding sequence GTGGTCACAGTGATGGAGAGGGTCCTGCCTGCCCGGCTGGGGACAGGATTCCGATGGTTGCTGGCGTCGAGCTGGCTGACGAATCTCGGTGACGGGGTCGCGGCCGCCGCAGGCCCGCTGCTGATCGCGACGTTGACCCGCGATCCATTGATGATCTCGCTGTCGGCCCTGGTGGGCTGGGCGCCGCCGCTGCTGTTCGGCCTGTACGCGGGCGTGCTGTCGGATCGGCACGACCGGCGCAGGATCGTGCTCGTCGCGAACGCGGTGCGGGCTCTGGTGCTGGCGGCGCTCGTCGTGCTCATGGTGACCGGCACGGTGACCGTGGTGACGGCGCTGGTGGCGCTCACGCTCCGGTCCATCGCCGAGGTGTTCGCCGACAGCGCGACGGCCACGCTGACGCCCATGATGGTCAGCAAGGACGATCTCGTCATCGCCAACGCCCGCCTGGGCACGGGGTTCATCACGCTCAATCAGCTTGCCGGGCCGCCGGTCGGCGCGGCGCTGTTCGGCCTGGGCTTCACCTGGCCGTTCGCGGGCCAGCTGCTCCTGGTGGTGGCGGGGATGGTTCTGGTCTCCCGGCTCACGTTGCCGCCGCACGGCCGGCAGGACGCCGATCCCAAGCCCGACACCGTACGGGAACTCATCGCCGGGTTCAGCTGGACCATCCGGCACGCGGCGGTCCGCACGCTGGCGCTCACGATCCTGATCTTCAACTTCACCTTCGGCGCGGCCTGGTCGGTTCTCGTCCTCTACACCCAGGAGCAGCTCGGCCTCGGCGGCATCGGCTTCGGCCTGATGACCACCATCGGCGGGATCGGCGGCCTGATCGGCACCGGCCTGTACGGGGCCATCACCCGCAGGGTGAGCCTCGGCGCCCTGATGCGGATCGGGCTCATCATCGAAACGTTCACCCACCTGGGCCTGGCCCTGACCCGTTCGCCATGGGTCGCCGGGGGCATCTTCCTGGTCTTCGGCGCGCACGCGTTCATCTGGGGCACGACCTCGGTCACCGTCCGCCAGCGCGCGGTCCCGCACGAGCTGCAGGGCCGGGTGGGCAGCGTCAACACCATCTGCGTCTACGCCGGTCTGGTGGTCGGCTCGCTGATCGGCGGTCTTCTGGCCACCCGCTTCGGCGTCGCGGCGCCGTTCTGGTTCGCCTTCGCCGGTTCCGCGGTGTTCGTGGTGCTGCTGTGGCGGCAGCTCATGCACATCGCCCACGACGACTGA
- a CDS encoding MFS transporter: MLAAPLLRLARATAFATVCVGLGVLAHVFAGGTVTVGTAAWGQGLSLLAALPLTRRERGLPVILPLLAGVQAGMHVIFALVDATPSGDSLIQHLHCATPGPGMTILHGAAVTLTAIWLARGEAGMWALLRLIGARAIRLIFAWLAPEPAVGRGPVPSFPGVLRLRSVLLRSVVSRRGPPTAAFCR, encoded by the coding sequence ATGCTGGCGGCCCCCCTTCTACGCCTGGCCCGCGCCACCGCTTTCGCGACGGTGTGCGTCGGGCTCGGGGTGCTCGCCCATGTGTTCGCCGGAGGCACGGTGACCGTGGGGACGGCCGCGTGGGGGCAGGGGCTGTCGCTGCTTGCCGCACTGCCGCTGACCAGGCGCGAGCGCGGTCTGCCCGTGATACTTCCGCTGCTGGCGGGTGTGCAGGCCGGGATGCATGTGATCTTCGCGCTCGTGGACGCCACGCCTTCCGGAGACAGCCTCATCCAGCATCTCCACTGCGCGACGCCCGGCCCCGGCATGACGATCCTGCACGGGGCCGCCGTGACGCTGACCGCCATCTGGCTGGCCAGGGGTGAGGCGGGCATGTGGGCGCTGCTGCGGCTGATCGGCGCTCGCGCCATCCGTCTGATCTTCGCCTGGCTGGCACCGGAGCCGGCGGTCGGCCGCGGGCCCGTTCCCAGCTTCCCCGGGGTCCTCCGGCTACGGTCCGTCCTGCTCCGATCCGTGGTCAGCAGGCGAGGCCCGCCCACGGCCGCTTTCTGTCGCTGA
- a CDS encoding TetR/AcrR family transcriptional regulator: MRADARRNRDRILEAARDAVAERGADAPMELIARRAGVGVGTLYRRFPDRGVLLAALAEQYVHELLDALDRAVAAEPDAWAAVRAFVVYSVEKGRGAIAAALAGTSAPQARQALVQRLDELVRQAQADGAMRSDVGTDDLMELLNVFACHPGVVPERFLPLMLDGLDRR, encoded by the coding sequence ATGCGCGCCGATGCCCGCCGCAATCGGGACAGAATCCTGGAAGCGGCACGCGATGCGGTGGCCGAGCGTGGCGCGGACGCGCCGATGGAGCTGATCGCCCGCCGAGCGGGCGTCGGCGTCGGCACGCTCTACCGCCGCTTTCCCGACCGCGGCGTGCTGCTCGCCGCCCTGGCGGAGCAGTACGTTCACGAACTCCTGGACGCCCTCGACCGCGCCGTGGCGGCCGAGCCTGACGCGTGGGCGGCCGTCCGCGCCTTCGTCGTCTACAGCGTGGAGAAGGGCCGCGGTGCCATCGCGGCCGCGCTGGCCGGGACCTCCGCGCCGCAGGCGAGGCAGGCGCTGGTGCAGCGACTCGACGAGCTGGTACGGCAGGCGCAGGCGGACGGTGCGATGCGTTCAGATGTCGGCACCGACGACCTCATGGAGCTGCTCAACGTGTTCGCCTGCCACCCGGGCGTCGTCCCCGAGCGATTCCTCCCCCTCATGCTCGACGGCCTCGACCGGCGTTAG
- a CDS encoding IS5 family transposase, translating to MAEQRPYPSDLSDARWKLLEPVLTAWRTERRGKGLDIGRPPEHDLRAIMNAILYVDRTGIPWRYLPHEYPPWQTVYGYFAHWQTDGIFIQLSALLRRLARTTEGRDPEPTACIIDAQSVKTSANVPATGQGYDAGKKIAGRKRSIVTDTLGLLLAVLVTAAGVSDGAAGLPLLTQVAADNPTITKAWADSGYRTTVIEHGAALGIDVEVVRRDPATRGFTPLPRRWVVERTFGWLMLHRRLTRDYEALPTRSEAMIHTAMIDLMTRRLTRESTPTWRNT from the coding sequence ATGGCCGAGCAGCGACCGTACCCCAGTGACCTGTCCGACGCCCGCTGGAAGCTCCTCGAACCCGTGCTGACCGCCTGGCGCACCGAACGCAGAGGAAAGGGCCTGGACATCGGACGCCCACCCGAGCACGACCTGCGCGCCATCATGAACGCAATCTTGTACGTCGACCGCACCGGCATCCCCTGGCGCTACCTGCCACACGAGTATCCGCCCTGGCAGACCGTCTACGGATACTTCGCCCACTGGCAGACCGACGGCATCTTCATCCAGCTCAGCGCCCTGCTGCGCCGCCTGGCCCGCACCACAGAAGGTCGCGATCCCGAACCGACGGCCTGCATCATCGACGCCCAAAGCGTCAAAACCTCAGCCAACGTGCCGGCCACCGGCCAGGGCTATGACGCCGGCAAGAAGATCGCCGGCCGCAAGCGCAGTATCGTCACCGACACCCTCGGCCTGCTCCTCGCGGTGCTGGTCACCGCCGCCGGCGTCTCCGACGGCGCCGCCGGCCTGCCCCTGCTGACCCAGGTCGCCGCAGACAACCCGACCATCACCAAAGCCTGGGCCGACAGCGGCTACCGCACCACCGTCATCGAGCACGGCGCCGCCCTCGGCATCGATGTCGAGGTCGTCCGCCGCGATCCCGCCACCAGGGGGTTCACCCCTCTTCCCCGCCGCTGGGTCGTGGAGCGGACCTTCGGCTGGCTGATGCTCCACCGCCGCCTGACCCGTGACTACGAGGCCCTGCCCACCCGCTCCGAAGCCATGATCCACACCGCCATGATCGACCTCATGACCCGCCGACTCACCCGCGAATCCACCCCGACCTGGCGAAACACCTGA
- a CDS encoding cysteine hydrolase, with amino-acid sequence MTTTALIIGDLQAGIVDNHPFVADLLPVTETVLSAARAAGILVIFVRTGLRTSGLDVAAGNPLVAALNRAGALFHEESSETFVHPRIHPLPGEAVVLKRRTSAFTATDLDLLLRAQRIDSIVLTGVATGAMVAATLYDAADRDYRLTVLSDACADGEPDVHDFLVSRIFPARGADVLTSEEWISRL; translated from the coding sequence ATGACCACCACCGCGCTCATCATCGGCGATCTGCAGGCCGGCATCGTTGACAACCACCCCTTCGTCGCCGACCTGCTGCCCGTCACGGAGACAGTTCTGTCCGCGGCCAGGGCTGCCGGAATCCTCGTGATCTTCGTACGGACCGGCCTGCGGACCTCGGGCCTGGATGTGGCAGCGGGAAATCCGCTGGTCGCCGCCCTGAACAGGGCGGGCGCGCTGTTCCACGAAGAATCCTCCGAGACGTTCGTGCACCCGCGTATCCATCCGCTGCCGGGCGAGGCCGTCGTCCTCAAGCGCCGCACCAGCGCGTTCACCGCCACTGATCTCGATCTTCTTCTGCGCGCCCAGCGCATCGACTCGATCGTGCTGACCGGTGTTGCGACCGGGGCGATGGTCGCCGCCACGCTCTACGACGCCGCCGACCGCGACTACCGTCTCACCGTGCTCAGCGACGCCTGCGCCGACGGGGAGCCAGACGTGCACGACTTCCTGGTCAGCCGCATTTTTCCGGCCAGAGGCGCTGACGTCCTCACGAGCGAGGAGTGGATCTCCCGCCTGTGA
- a CDS encoding NAD(P)H-binding protein, with translation MIVVTGATGTIGRALIEELGCAARALVRRAEQGEELGCDYVVGDLERPGSIPLEPGDRLFLNSALWPGFVRAHRAVIDHAAAADVAQVVTVSVRGVMSGSLLGFGMHGQVDEHLKASGVPWSILAPVGFMQNLAGDVDEEGRIFGSYGRGRVGYIDARDIAAVAAVLLTRPVGADATYELTGPVAPTHDEVAAELTRALGRTVRYVDQSVEEATVHLEKRGMPTQAARDLAELMSQIGDGRWASTTTTVADILGRGPRSLQEFLG, from the coding sequence ATGATCGTGGTGACGGGTGCGACAGGCACGATCGGGCGCGCACTGATCGAGGAACTCGGCTGTGCAGCGCGCGCCCTGGTACGGCGCGCGGAACAGGGCGAGGAGCTGGGATGCGACTACGTGGTCGGCGACCTGGAGCGGCCTGGGAGCATCCCGCTCGAGCCGGGTGACAGGCTCTTTCTCAACAGCGCGCTGTGGCCCGGTTTTGTGCGAGCGCACAGAGCGGTCATCGATCATGCGGCGGCCGCGGATGTGGCGCAGGTGGTGACGGTGTCCGTGCGCGGCGTTATGTCCGGCAGCCTGCTCGGGTTCGGTATGCACGGGCAGGTCGACGAGCATCTGAAGGCGTCGGGAGTGCCGTGGTCGATCCTGGCGCCCGTCGGCTTCATGCAGAATCTTGCGGGCGACGTCGACGAGGAGGGGCGGATCTTCGGCTCGTACGGGAGGGGCAGGGTCGGCTACATCGATGCGCGTGACATCGCGGCGGTCGCGGCCGTGCTGCTCACGCGTCCCGTCGGCGCCGACGCCACGTACGAGCTCACCGGGCCGGTGGCGCCTACGCATGACGAGGTCGCCGCCGAGCTCACCCGAGCGCTCGGCCGGACCGTACGTTACGTGGACCAGTCGGTAGAGGAAGCCACCGTTCACCTGGAGAAGCGCGGCATGCCCACCCAAGCGGCCCGTGACCTGGCCGAACTCATGTCGCAGATCGGGGATGGGCGCTGGGCGAGCACGACCACGACCGTGGCCGACATCCTGGGTCGCGGACCGCGTTCGCTGCAGGAGTTCCTTGGATAG